The stretch of DNA CATTACCTGCACATCGTCGACACGGTGGAGACCGCCTCGACCTTCGAGCTGCATGTGCGCCCGCGCCTGCGCCATGGGCAGGCGGCACCGACCGTGATCGATTTCGACCCCTACAACACGGCCGACCTCGACCGGCTGATCGCCGCATGGCTGCCGCTGACCTACGCGATCAACTCGCTCTCTCACAGCATGGGCCAGCCGGCGCTCTATCCGTTCAAGCTGACGCCCACGGTGATCGCCAAGCTCGCCTTCGTCCACGAGCGGATCTATGCCTCGCGCACCGGCACCCTGCCGGATGCCGGCGAGGCCGGGGCCGAGATGCTTCGGGCGGTGATCATGGGCCTGCGCCAGAAGGTGGCGGCACCGACGGTGTGAGGGCGGGGCGGCCATGGACGGCAAGCCGTCTTTGCGAGTGCCGCGAATCAAGCCAGTCGGAGCCTCGCTCGCAGACCTCACGCTGCTCTGGGTCGCTTCGCTGCGCTCGCGATGACGGCCGGGAGGTCGGACCGCCTGTCACGTCCCCTCGCGCCGCTCCGCGAAGGCGCGGAACGCCTCGAGGGTCTCGGCGCTGACGTGGTGCTCGATCCCTTCGGCGTCCCGCCGGGCCGTCTCGGGGCTCACGCCCAGCGCGCACAGGAAGCGCTCGACGATGCGGTGGCGCTCCCGCGCCTGGGCGGCCAGCCGCCGGCCGGCCTCGGTCAGGAACACGCCGCGATAGGGCCGCTGCTGGACGAACCCCTCCTCGCACAGGCGCTTCAGCATCTTGGCGACGGTCGGCTGGGCCACGCCGAGGCGGGCCGCGATGTCCACCTGGCGCGCCTCACCGCCGTCGCCGATCAGGTCGTCGATCAGTTCGACGTAATCTTCCACGAGTTCCGAGCGCCGGGCCTCGCGGGCTTGGCGGAAACTCTCCACGTGCCGCTCCGGATCGACCAGCATGGTCTCGGGCGAGCCCGGGTCGGACGGTTCCTGCATCGGCTTCCCCCTCTCGGCTCGCATCGCCGCCCCGGCCCTGTCTAGCAAACACCGGTACCGGCAGGGGAGTCCCGTCAGACTTGCACAGGCCCGCGCAGAGACCTCTTGCATCCGGCGGGCACAGCCCCGAGTATAGCTCACGCTATATTTTTGAGGAGAGGGTGAGCATGGTGGCGCCGAACGCCGCGACGGCCTCCGATGGCCCGGCGCCCGAAGGAACCGCCCGCGGGGCGATGAGCCGGCGCACCGAGAGCGCCATCCGGGACGTCCTCGACGGCCGTCCCGGCGGCCGGGCCCGGTTCCTGCTGTTCACCGGCCCCGCCGTGACGGCGTCGATCGCCTACATGGACCCCGGCAATTTCGCCACCAACATCCAGGCCGGGGCCCGCTACGGCTACGGCCTGCTCTGGGTGGTGCTGCTCGCCAATCTGACGGCGATGCTGTTCCAGGCGCTCTCGGCCAAGCTCGGGATCGTCACGGGGAAGAACCTCGCCGAGCATTGCCGGGACGCGACGACGCGCCCGGTGCGCCTCGCTCTGTGGGGCATCAGCGAGGTCGCCGCCATGGCCACCGACCTCGCGGAGTTCCTGGGGGGCGCCATCGGACTGTCGCTGCTCACCGGCATGCCGCTCATGGCCGGGATGGCGATCACCGCGGTGGTCACCTACGCGATCCTGCTCCTGGAGCACGAAGGCTTCCGGCCGCTGGAGATCGCCATCGGCGTGATGGTCGGCACGATCGGCCTCTGCTACGCGGTGGAGCTGCTCGTGGCGCCGGTCGCATGGGGGGAAGCCGCCCGGGGCCTCGTCACCCCGAGAATCCCGGACGCGCAGGCGCTCACCATCGCGGTCGGGATCATCGGCGCCACCGTCATGCCGCACGCGCTGTTCCTGCATTCCGGCCTGACCCAGGGGCGGGGCAATCCCCGAAACCAGGCCGACCGGCGCCTGCTGGTGCGCTACTCGAACCGCGAGGTCGTGGTGGCCCTGCTGCTCGCGGGCCTCGTCAACATGGCGATGGTGATCATGGCCGCGGCGGCCTTCCATCTCGGCCACAGCGAGGTCGCCGAGATCGGCGAGGCCTACCGCACCCTGACGCCGCTGCTCGGGCCCGCGGCCGGGGCGGCCTTTCTGGTGTCGCTGCTCGCCTCCGGCATCTCCTCATCGGTGGTCGGCACGCTCGCCGGCCAGATGGTGATGCAGGGCTTCACCGGCTGGCGGATCCCGCTCCTCGTCCGCCGGCTCGCGACCATGCTGCCGGCCTTCGTGGTGGTGGCGATCGGGGTCGACCCGACACAGGCCCTGGTCCTGTCGCAGGTGGTGCTGTCGCTGGCCCTGCCGGTGCCGATGGTGGCCCTGGTGGTGTTCACCCGCCGCCGCAGCGTGATGGGGCCCTTCGCCAACGGACCACTCACCCAGGCGGCCGCCGTGGCCGGGGCGGCGGTGGTGTTGGGACTCAACATGGTTCTGCTGGCCGTGGCCTTCGGGGTGCCGGTGCCGGGGCTGGAGTGACGCCCCCCTCACGTCGCCCGCACCACCACCTCCACCAAGTTGGCGCCCCCCGACCGAATTCCCGCCTCGATCGCCGGGGCGATGTCGGCCGCCCGGGTCACCCGCCGGGCCGGAACACCCATTGAGGCAGCGAGCGCCGGGAAATCGATTCGCGGATCGGTGAGGTCCATGGCGATGAAGCGGTTGGCGCGCACCGAGGCGTAGTGCGCCTGGCCCTTCATGAAGGTCTTGAGGATGTTGTACTCGGCGTTGTTAATCACCACGAAGGTGACCGGCAGCTTCTCGTGCGCGGCCGTCCACAGGGCTTGCGGCGAGTACATCGCGGCCCCGTCGCCGACGACGCAGACCACGGGGGCGCGGTCGAGGCCGAGGGAAAACCCGACCGCGGCCGGCATGCCCCAGCCGAGCACGCCGCCGCGCATTGCCGCGTATTGATGCGCCGACGGGCTGTCGAGGAAGGTGCGCAGGTGGGTCAGCGTCGCGGGCGCCTCGTCCACGATGGTGGTCTCGGCCCCGACCGCGCGGGCCACCTCCCGAGCCGCGACCAGCGGGGCGATCACCGGATCCTCGAAGGCCGCGTCGGCAGCGGCGGCGAGCTTCGCCCGCCGCTCGGCCCGCGCGGTCACGGCCCGGGCGCGCAGATCCGCATAGGCTTCGGCCCGGTCGGCGAGGCGGGGGCTAAGCAGCGGCAGCAGCGCCTCCAGCGAGGCGCGGATGTCGCCCACCGTCGAGAGGGATGTCGCGTAGGTCCGCCCGAGGTCGCGCACATCCGCCGAGAGCTGGAACACCCGCACCCCCGGCGGCACCGCCGAGACCTCCGAGTAGAGCACAGTGATCAGCGACTTGCCGCCGAGCGCGAACACCGCGTCGTAGCGCCCGAGGATGTCGGCGATGGCATCGGCCCGGGTCGGCAGGTTGCCGGCCCAGAGCGGATGCGCGGTGGGGAAGGGGATGTGCGCCGGCCAGGACGAGCCGTAGACCGGCGCCGCCAGCAGGTCGGCCAGCGCCACCATCTGGGCCGAGGCGTCGGAGGCCTCGATCTCGTCGCCGGCGATCAGGGCGAGGCGCCCCGGCGCGATCGCCGCGAGCTTGTCCGCCAGCCGGTCGAGGGAACCCGCCACCGCCCGCTGGTCGATGGTCGAGGTCTCGCCGGCGGGGACCGCGCTCATCGCCTCCATCACGTCCATGGGCAGGGACAGGAAGACCGGGCCGGACGGGGCGGCACCGGCATCGTGGAACGCACGGCGCAGCAGGATCGGGATCTGGTCGGGGCTCGTCACCTCGCGGGCCCACTTCATCACCGGGTCGGCGATCGCGACGAGGTCGCCCATCAGCAGCGGGTCGGTCAGCGCGTGGCGCAGGTCCTGCTGCCCGGCGGTGACCACCAAAGGCGTGCCGGAGACCTGGGAATTGACCAGCCCGCCCATGGCGTGGCCCAGGCCGCCCGCCGTGTGCAGGTTGAGGAAGGCGGGGCGCCGCGCGCCCTGCGCGTAGCCATCCGCCATGGCGACCGCGGTCGCCTCCTGCAGGGCGAGGATGTAGCCGATATCCGGCGCCTCGGTGAGCGCGTCGATGAGCGGCAATTCGGTGGTGCCGGGATTGCCGAAGATGTAGCGCACCCCTTCCGAGCGCAGCACCTCCACCAGGAGGTCGGCGCCCCGGCGGCGGCCGGCATTCTCCACGGTCTCGATCGGCATCGCCCCAGTTCCCTCCGGCGGAATCAGCCGGGGAGGCTAGACCATGGGCGGACCGGGGCAATGGCGGCGCCCCTCCGGGTGCAGACTCTTACAGCCCCATCGCGAGGCTGAGCGCCAGGGAGGCCGCGGCACGGGGGCCTTCCGCGGCGAGATCTCCGGCCCGCCTTCGCCGGCCGGCGCGGGCGCAATCCGCCCGGTGCCCGGGCCGCCACCGGAGGCCTCGAAGGCCCCCCCCCCGGCGATATCGGGCGGGACGAAGACTGTCGGGATCAGGCAGCATCCCCGCGGCATCCGGAGCGCGGCACGGGCGCTGGCCTGTCGGCACCGCCAGGCCTCCGATCGGACGCTCGTGGCATTTCGATCGCGGGCGCGGCGACCGCAGAAGCCCTGTGATCACGGCGCGAAGGTTGTCAGGTCAGGCGGTCGAGCGATCCGGCTCACGGGCCGGGCTGGGTTTCCGCGCAGGCGACAGGGGGCCTGCCCGCCTCCGTCCAGGTCACCGCGCGCCCGCGGCCGCGCAACTCGTGGTTGGTATCCCCGTAGCGGATCCCATCCGCGTGCGGCAGGACCGGCAAGGTCACCGCCGGCCCGCCGGGCGGCTCAAC from Methylobacterium sp. PvR107 encodes:
- the mntR gene encoding manganese-binding transcriptional regulator MntR — protein: MQEPSDPGSPETMLVDPERHVESFRQAREARRSELVEDYVELIDDLIGDGGEARQVDIAARLGVAQPTVAKMLKRLCEEGFVQQRPYRGVFLTEAGRRLAAQARERHRIVERFLCALGVSPETARRDAEGIEHHVSAETLEAFRAFAERREGT
- a CDS encoding Nramp family divalent metal transporter, whose protein sequence is MVAPNAATASDGPAPEGTARGAMSRRTESAIRDVLDGRPGGRARFLLFTGPAVTASIAYMDPGNFATNIQAGARYGYGLLWVVLLANLTAMLFQALSAKLGIVTGKNLAEHCRDATTRPVRLALWGISEVAAMATDLAEFLGGAIGLSLLTGMPLMAGMAITAVVTYAILLLEHEGFRPLEIAIGVMVGTIGLCYAVELLVAPVAWGEAARGLVTPRIPDAQALTIAVGIIGATVMPHALFLHSGLTQGRGNPRNQADRRLLVRYSNREVVVALLLAGLVNMAMVIMAAAAFHLGHSEVAEIGEAYRTLTPLLGPAAGAAFLVSLLASGISSSVVGTLAGQMVMQGFTGWRIPLLVRRLATMLPAFVVVAIGVDPTQALVLSQVVLSLALPVPMVALVVFTRRRSVMGPFANGPLTQAAAVAGAAVVLGLNMVLLAVAFGVPVPGLE
- a CDS encoding thiamine pyrophosphate-binding protein, which gives rise to MPIETVENAGRRRGADLLVEVLRSEGVRYIFGNPGTTELPLIDALTEAPDIGYILALQEATAVAMADGYAQGARRPAFLNLHTAGGLGHAMGGLVNSQVSGTPLVVTAGQQDLRHALTDPLLMGDLVAIADPVMKWAREVTSPDQIPILLRRAFHDAGAAPSGPVFLSLPMDVMEAMSAVPAGETSTIDQRAVAGSLDRLADKLAAIAPGRLALIAGDEIEASDASAQMVALADLLAAPVYGSSWPAHIPFPTAHPLWAGNLPTRADAIADILGRYDAVFALGGKSLITVLYSEVSAVPPGVRVFQLSADVRDLGRTYATSLSTVGDIRASLEALLPLLSPRLADRAEAYADLRARAVTARAERRAKLAAAADAAFEDPVIAPLVAAREVARAVGAETTIVDEAPATLTHLRTFLDSPSAHQYAAMRGGVLGWGMPAAVGFSLGLDRAPVVCVVGDGAAMYSPQALWTAAHEKLPVTFVVINNAEYNILKTFMKGQAHYASVRANRFIAMDLTDPRIDFPALAASMGVPARRVTRAADIAPAIEAGIRSGGANLVEVVVRAT